One stretch of Campylobacter sp. CCS1377 DNA includes these proteins:
- a CDS encoding ATP-binding protein, whose protein sequence is MDWQKYKAAIYRARKDILKPVLEIDEISLKDLVGIEKQKKALFENTLNFIEEKGANHALLWGAKGTGKSSLIKAIFNEFKERNLRLVEIAKEDLFALADIIDELRNEPFKFILYCDDFSFEKDDDSYKFLKPLLEGSIEAVPKNILIYASSNRRHLLSENKSDNDYMQVNHGELHQSDAAEERLSLSDRFGLWLSFYQGSLSEYLEIVDFYFKDIKCDKELLHAKAKEFANLRASRGGRTAKQFYLAFKESFK, encoded by the coding sequence ATGGATTGGCAAAAATATAAAGCAGCAATTTATAGGGCAAGAAAAGATATTTTAAAGCCTGTTTTAGAGATTGATGAAATTTCTTTAAAGGATTTAGTGGGTATAGAAAAGCAAAAAAAGGCTCTTTTTGAAAATACCTTAAATTTCATAGAAGAAAAAGGGGCAAATCACGCACTTTTATGGGGTGCAAAAGGCACAGGAAAATCAAGTTTAATCAAAGCTATTTTTAATGAATTTAAAGAAAGAAATTTAAGACTTGTTGAAATCGCAAAAGAAGATTTATTTGCTTTAGCAGATATCATTGATGAGCTAAGAAATGAGCCTTTTAAATTTATACTTTATTGTGATGATTTTTCTTTTGAAAAAGATGATGATAGTTATAAATTTTTAAAGCCACTTTTAGAAGGTAGCATTGAAGCTGTGCCAAAAAATATACTCATTTATGCAAGTTCAAATCGTCGTCATTTGCTAAGTGAAAATAAAAGCGATAATGATTATATGCAAGTAAATCACGGCGAACTTCATCAAAGTGATGCGGCTGAAGAAAGACTCAGTTTAAGTGATAGATTTGGACTTTGGCTTAGTTTTTATCAAGGAAGCTTGAGCGAGTATTTAGAAATTGTTGATTTTTATTTTAAAGATATTAAGTGTGATAAAGAACTTTTGCACGCTAAAGCGAAGGAATTTGCAAATTTAAGAGCAAGTAGGGGTGGGCGAACCGCTAAGCAGTTTTATTTGGCTTTTAAGGAGAGTTTTAAATGA